The segment GCAAGATCCTTCTTTTGTTTCTTTCGTAGTTGTTTCACGTCGTCAGCTAACTCGTCGTTTATTGTTTTATCTAACATCACCAAGTCAGTACCAGTGTTTAATTCACTTTCATTGACCATCGTACTTTCTATGTTGCGCTCAATAGTCGAATTAATATATTTAGTAAGCTTTTTTATGCAATCATAAAATTTTGCCAATACTTGACTGTTCGGCATATTGAACTCCTCGGCTAGTTTTTCAATGCTTTTGTGTTGCAGACCAACTCCTAATAGAATAGCTTTTTGTAGCGGATCTATTTTGGCACCTGCCATTTTTGCTTGGAAGAAAAGTAATGCCAAATCTGAGGTCAAATCCATGATCAGTTTATATTCAACTTGGTTGCGGGAATACATTTCAAGTCGCTGAATGTCGTGCGGTAAAAAGTATTCATCTATAGTTTTTTGTGTTAGCTCTAGAACACGTGtatacaataaaaataataaaaaaagcaacACATTAGTATTTAGGAACAAtatttcaaaatgttcagtagaAATCAACTGAGTCGAATTCCTTTTTCTTTATTAATTGAAGAAAACGAACATACCTTGTCCACTGATTGCCGAAGCTCTGTTATCCAATAACGAGAGGCACATACCCGTACCGAATTGTTTGAACGACTTGCCGAAAAGTTTAACGATTCGTCTTCGAAAATCTGCAAAATATTGATTCAACCAGTCACTGGTTTCCAATTTTTCTAGATTTTTATGAATAAGTGAAATCATTATACAGGAATGCTCGCCCGTtaaatcattttctttttgactgAGATAAACTGGTACATATCTCTGGCTTTTCCAAAACTTGAGCAATTCGCTGGTAAGACCAAAGGAGACTCCCAAATAATCTAAATGTTCAGGCTGACGTTCGCAAAGGCGTTTCAGCAGCGTCGGAACATTGCTTCTCGGTTCGATTAGTTCTTTCAACAAATCCACTTCTTCATCGTCGATACTTTGAATACcattgtcttcttcgttttGTTCGTCTGAAAACGAAGTAAACTCTCCTTCATAATATTTCCTCAATAATTGGAGAGCACGTTTACCGTAGCCCATCTGAGAACAAAAGCAAGCTATtagtaaaaatatttgcaaagacaaaaagactacaaatttcaactttaagcaCCACTTTCATAAATTCGTTTGGCACTATAAATTATACTGTTGATATACCGAAATACCTCCCCTGGAATAGTGTAATAACAGGTGACGAAAAAATCAAAGCTATGACAAGGTTTTTCTACGTATATAGTCTTGAATAATATTGTGTTGAAAAAACCTACCCTTTGATAATTGGGATGCGTAGCGATCCTCACAATCCTAGCTCCACTTAGCTTAGGAAAGTGGCTATCACCATACTGTTCAGCGATGTTCCACGGAATCAGATCGCCGGCGGACTTCATTCCACGAGCCAAGGAATTTTGTACTGACTGAAAAGATATCTGTCCTTCGAGGCATAGCTGTATCACTACCAGTATTTCCGGCAGCTCGTCTTTTTTGGTAATAGGACCAAGCAGACAGAACAGGTTATGAGCTGGAGCATCGCTCATCATCTGCAAATCGTTGGGACTATTTTTGTAGTGTGATGAAACACATACAGACACGATGCGCTGTAAAAATGCTTCTGCTGCGCGGTGATAGGAAAACAGGGCATCTCGGTCGATGTAGTACAGTTCGCATGCTTCGGGTGTTGGACATCCAGATATAAGATTAGGAACCACGGCTGCATCCAAACAAAGAAGGGCAGTAAGCCAAGATTCTACAGGATCATGCGGCCGGTATCGAATTGACTCATCCAAGCTAATCTGTATTAAATGTATGTAATATTATAAGAGCATTTTATAACATAATCATATCCTACCGGTGGAGGAGCCTTGCTATCTTTTTGAATTTGTGATATCAATTTTAAACTCAAAGATCGTCCGGTTCCCTCGTACCCGTTGATAGTGGATGCCATAAACACAAGATATGGGCCAAGCATAGCTTTTACTAATGGTAAAGGGATAGCAGCAGCCTCATCAATAATTAACAAATCAGCAGCGTTCAGCAAATGCGCATCCGATGGCGATATGTATTGGATAGTTTGACGATTATTGCGAGTTATGTTAATTCTTATAATAGCTTTATTAAAATCCGGATTTGTTGACCGTATGATAGTATAATCCGTGTGTTCctgatattcaagagcatcaaaCCCAATCATAACGAACTC is part of the Sabethes cyaneus chromosome 2, idSabCyanKW18_F2, whole genome shotgun sequence genome and harbors:
- the LOC128735809 gene encoding RNA cytidine acetyltransferase, producing the protein MTKKKIDNRIRVMIENGVKLGHRTMFVIVGDKGRDQVPILYDILTKASVKARPTVLWCYKNKDEAISNHGKKRAKKIQAGKIDINESDLFDLFRISTTIHGRYYKDTHTILGKTYGVCVLQDFEALTPNLLARTIETVEGGGLIILLLKTLSSLKQLYTMSMDVHKRYRTEAHQNVTCRFNERLILSLADCSRCLLVNDDLTVLPLSSRTAEVKPVETGCIKKSTNDEMLEELKHSLSDTPPAGPIVNLCKTYDQAKAVAQFIDALAEKQLKPPTSLTAGRGRGKSAAMGLAISAAVAFGYVNIYVTSPSPENLVTLFEFVMIGFDALEYQEHTDYTIIRSTNPDFNKAIIRINITRNNRQTIQYISPSDAHLLNAADLLIIDEAAAIPLPLVKAMLGPYLVFMASTINGYEGTGRSLSLKLISQIQKDSKAPPPISLDESIRYRPHDPVESWLTALLCLDAAVVPNLISGCPTPEACELYYIDRDALFSYHRAAEAFLQRIVSVCVSSHYKNSPNDLQMMSDAPAHNLFCLLGPITKKDELPEILVVIQLCLEGQISFQSVQNSLARGMKSAGDLIPWNIAEQYGDSHFPKLSGARIVRIATHPNYQRMGYGKRALQLLRKYYEGEFTSFSDEQNEEDNGIQSIDDEEVDLLKELIEPRSNVPTLLKRLCERQPEHLDYLGVSFGLTSELLKFWKSQRYVPVYLSQKENDLTGEHSCIMISLIHKNLEKLETSDWLNQYFADFRRRIVKLFGKSFKQFGTGMCLSLLDNRASAISGQELTQKTIDEYFLPHDIQRLEMYSRNQVEYKLIMDLTSDLALLFFQAKMAGAKIDPLQKAILLGVGLQHKSIEKLAEEFNMPNSQVLAKFYDCIKKLTKYINSTIERNIESTMVNESELNTGTDLVMLDKTINDELADDVKQLRKKQKKDLARLKREDMKEYAIKGTDEEWKNVLKTSKPTIISIKSGEKRMIEDNSQPSGVEPNRPSKKAKHAFAKKHKYAKSKK